In the genome of Pseudarthrobacter sp. IC2-21, one region contains:
- a CDS encoding recombinase family protein, which produces MSKLIGYARVSTRQQSTDRQRVDLLAAGVRRDDLYVDHGVSGARASRPKFDEALDALMEGDTLVITTLDRLGRSTQNMLALADELRSRGAGLRVLNLGGGDVDTSTPMGSMVFTIMAALAQMEHEIKRERVTDSINKRREAGKDLGGRPRRVTDSQIRSAVRLVNGGEPAAQVARDFGMSRATFYRRSRALADQQGAV; this is translated from the coding sequence ATGTCGAAGCTTATTGGCTATGCACGGGTTTCGACGCGGCAGCAGTCCACGGACCGGCAGCGGGTGGATCTACTCGCCGCCGGCGTTCGACGCGATGACCTCTATGTTGACCACGGCGTATCCGGAGCACGCGCTTCACGGCCAAAATTCGATGAAGCACTTGACGCGCTCATGGAGGGCGACACCCTCGTCATCACAACCTTGGACAGGCTCGGGCGGTCCACCCAAAACATGCTCGCTCTCGCTGACGAACTCCGCAGCCGCGGCGCGGGTCTGCGCGTCCTGAACCTGGGCGGAGGCGATGTCGACACATCAACACCGATGGGCTCTATGGTGTTCACGATCATGGCTGCCCTCGCCCAGATGGAACACGAGATCAAACGCGAACGCGTCACAGATTCCATCAACAAGCGAAGAGAAGCCGGCAAGGACCTTGGCGGCCGACCCCGCCGGGTCACTGATAGTCAGATCAGAAGCGCTGTTCGCCTGGTCAATGGCGGAGAGCCCGCGGCGCAGGTCGCCCGGGATTTCGGTATGTCCCGAGCAACCTTCTATAGGCGATCAAGAGCACTTGCTGACCAACAGGGTGCCGTTTAG
- a CDS encoding IS1380 family transposase — translation MQKSTAVFPSLPVSFTGQSLISHAGVSVLAGFMDALGFGRLCEDRLGQFVPSGAKHRPGRLVGSLAAMLAAGGEHASDLDILRSSPGVFGQLPSNATMSRFFERTVANPELFGYGFETLTRELRTRAWTAAGNRNPALTATAADPLIIDIDATLVTSHSDKENVAGTYKGGYGFAPFIASADYGAGNGSGEILAAVLRPGNAGANSAEDHIRVFHTAAAQLPDGFFTDTGALAGEKVLVRTDSAGASRKFLWHLHSLGVQFTTSYTLPFGKAHMVDWISDKEYWQPALDQSGNDRTDAWVINATDVIPLTDYPPGTKLFLRAEPLHPGAQPTLVDVDGHRITAFLTNSPRWHGPFLDARHRARGRCENRIKTLKNTGLGKLPFFDFAANQAWANIAALAFNLVSWLQLAALPDGHRAKGWDIKRWRYRLFAIAGKIITRARRTQLLLPESAPEKDLVKLLLDNTSQLKVLLSPG, via the coding sequence ATGCAGAAGTCTACCGCTGTTTTCCCGTCCCTGCCGGTCAGTTTCACCGGCCAGTCGCTGATCTCCCACGCGGGGGTTTCGGTGCTCGCCGGCTTCATGGACGCGCTGGGTTTCGGCAGGCTGTGCGAGGACCGGCTCGGCCAGTTTGTTCCCTCGGGAGCGAAGCACCGGCCTGGCCGGCTGGTCGGGTCCCTTGCCGCGATGCTCGCCGCGGGAGGTGAACACGCCTCGGACCTGGATATCCTGCGCTCCTCACCCGGGGTCTTCGGTCAGCTGCCCTCGAACGCGACCATGTCCCGGTTCTTCGAACGCACCGTGGCGAACCCGGAGCTGTTCGGCTACGGATTCGAGACCCTCACCCGGGAACTGCGCACCCGGGCCTGGACCGCCGCCGGGAACCGGAACCCGGCCCTGACCGCAACAGCCGCGGATCCGCTCATCATCGACATCGACGCGACCCTGGTGACCTCACACTCGGACAAGGAAAACGTCGCCGGTACCTACAAGGGCGGCTACGGATTCGCCCCCTTCATCGCCAGCGCCGATTACGGGGCCGGTAATGGTTCCGGGGAAATCCTCGCGGCCGTGCTCCGGCCAGGGAACGCCGGGGCGAACAGCGCCGAGGACCACATCCGGGTCTTCCACACCGCCGCCGCCCAACTCCCCGACGGGTTCTTCACCGACACCGGGGCCTTGGCCGGGGAGAAGGTCCTGGTCCGCACCGACAGTGCCGGGGCCTCCAGGAAGTTCCTCTGGCACCTGCACAGCCTGGGCGTGCAGTTCACCACCAGCTACACCCTGCCGTTCGGCAAAGCCCACATGGTCGACTGGATCAGTGACAAAGAGTACTGGCAGCCGGCCCTGGACCAGTCCGGAAACGACCGGACCGATGCGTGGGTCATCAACGCCACGGACGTCATCCCGCTCACCGATTACCCTCCGGGCACCAAACTTTTCCTGCGCGCCGAGCCGCTGCATCCGGGCGCGCAGCCGACCCTGGTCGATGTTGACGGGCACCGGATTACCGCGTTCCTGACCAACTCGCCGCGCTGGCACGGGCCGTTCCTGGACGCCAGGCACCGGGCCCGGGGCCGGTGCGAGAACAGGATCAAAACCCTGAAAAACACCGGCCTGGGCAAGCTGCCGTTCTTTGATTTCGCGGCGAACCAGGCCTGGGCGAACATCGCCGCGCTGGCGTTCAACCTGGTGTCCTGGCTCCAGCTCGCCGCCCTCCCGGACGGCCACCGGGCCAAGGGCTGGGACATCAAACGCTGGCGCTACCGGCTCTTCGCGATTGCCGGGAAAATCATCACCCGCGCCCGCCGCACCCAGCTCCTACTCCCGGAATCAGCGCCAGAGAAAGACCTCGTGAAACTGCTCCTAGACAACACCAGCCAGCTCAAAGTGTTGCTCTCCCCAGGCTGA
- a CDS encoding AAA family ATPase, whose translation MGKRNFLIEGSSGTGKTSVCEELARRGYHVVHGDRELAYQGDPETGAPMEDVTGLAIHDHHLWCVDKVKALVADQREAVTFLCGGSRNFAKFIDLFNRVFVLEIDTETLARRLDDRGDDEWGGQGRQAERDLILRLHRTKADIPRGGIAINATAPLAHVVDEILALSGAVGDSAR comes from the coding sequence ATGGGCAAGAGAAACTTCCTCATTGAAGGAAGCTCCGGAACCGGGAAAACCTCTGTGTGCGAGGAGTTGGCAAGGCGCGGTTACCACGTCGTTCACGGCGATCGCGAACTCGCGTACCAAGGTGATCCGGAGACCGGGGCACCGATGGAGGACGTCACTGGTCTTGCCATTCACGATCACCACCTTTGGTGCGTCGACAAAGTGAAGGCGCTCGTCGCAGATCAGCGCGAGGCGGTGACGTTCTTGTGTGGGGGATCGCGAAACTTCGCGAAGTTTATTGATCTGTTCAACCGCGTCTTCGTGCTCGAAATCGACACCGAAACCTTGGCTCGCCGGCTCGACGACCGGGGGGACGACGAGTGGGGCGGACAAGGCCGGCAAGCGGAACGGGACCTCATACTCCGGTTGCATCGCACAAAGGCGGACATTCCGCGAGGTGGCATCGCCATCAACGCCACCGCTCCGCTCGCGCACGTTGTCGACGAGATCCTGGCCTTGAGTGGAGCAGTAGGAGACTCCGCCCGTTAG
- a CDS encoding sigma-70 family RNA polymerase sigma factor, with protein MGNVEADDGGLWARSLEGEGEAFGLLFDRHRDRVFRHAYRLAGERHDAEDIMSTAFLELWRRRLRVRIVDGSVLPWLLVTTTNVARNSKRAAFRYRKLLDSLPRADGISNANDDFFLQAEMDQDAARALATLSTADLQLVSLVVFEEYTIAAAAAVLNLTPAAAKSRMHRARQRMKTAINAALQPSPALEGDRS; from the coding sequence ATGGGGAACGTTGAAGCCGACGACGGCGGGCTGTGGGCAAGAAGCCTTGAGGGTGAGGGCGAAGCTTTCGGTTTGCTGTTTGACCGGCACCGAGATCGAGTCTTCCGTCACGCATACCGATTGGCCGGGGAGCGGCACGACGCCGAGGACATCATGTCTACGGCGTTCCTGGAACTGTGGCGCCGCCGGCTAAGGGTCCGGATCGTTGACGGGTCAGTTCTGCCGTGGCTGCTGGTCACGACAACGAACGTGGCCCGCAACAGTAAACGGGCGGCGTTTCGCTACCGCAAGCTCCTAGACTCCCTCCCACGGGCAGATGGGATCTCCAATGCCAACGATGACTTCTTTCTGCAGGCAGAGATGGACCAGGACGCTGCCAGGGCTCTGGCCACACTCAGCACGGCCGATCTGCAGCTGGTGAGCCTGGTGGTGTTCGAGGAATACACCATCGCAGCCGCTGCAGCTGTCCTGAACCTGACGCCGGCTGCGGCGAAGTCCCGCATGCACCGGGCCCGGCAAAGAATGAAAACGGCAATCAACGCAGCCTTACAGCCTTCACCCGCTTTGGAAGGAGACCGGTCATGA
- a CDS encoding peptidase M56 family protein, whose product MNQLHVDDTFSQALRAELVARVEKTSPTRKPKRTRVWLGASILAGAGVLGGVGAAAAGLFFVPGSPRVSPLSTPVSSTYEGTATVELGEPPEGTTGIQMDFTCLTAGRFQYQDGSASTCSAADAGTTGGWSGYLVELGPGQHSVTFTTEPGNRWQLTAKYVNVEITDWGTNENGKSYGAQNENGTPDMIAVMATNGTPGYVYRTELEEADGTTAMKTFKSPQDALAWQEARQGKSISVPVYDTTGKTVVGEFVIAPGNGQVGGTPTEGFFPGAPVR is encoded by the coding sequence ATGAACCAGCTTCACGTGGACGACACGTTCAGTCAGGCCCTGCGCGCCGAGCTAGTCGCAAGGGTCGAAAAGACCTCCCCTACTCGGAAACCCAAACGCACTCGCGTCTGGTTAGGGGCGAGCATTCTCGCCGGCGCTGGAGTCCTCGGTGGTGTAGGTGCCGCCGCTGCCGGGCTGTTCTTCGTGCCCGGCTCCCCGCGCGTTTCACCGTTGTCCACCCCCGTCAGTTCTACCTACGAGGGGACCGCCACCGTCGAACTCGGCGAGCCTCCCGAAGGCACAACAGGGATCCAGATGGACTTCACCTGCCTGACCGCAGGGCGGTTCCAATACCAGGACGGCTCCGCCAGCACATGCTCGGCGGCAGATGCAGGCACGACCGGGGGCTGGTCCGGGTACCTGGTCGAGCTTGGTCCCGGTCAACACAGCGTGACATTCACAACCGAGCCGGGAAACCGATGGCAGCTGACGGCCAAATACGTCAACGTCGAAATCACCGATTGGGGCACCAACGAGAACGGCAAATCCTACGGCGCCCAAAACGAAAACGGGACACCCGACATGATCGCAGTCATGGCCACCAATGGGACCCCTGGCTACGTCTATAGAACCGAGCTCGAGGAAGCCGACGGCACTACAGCCATGAAAACCTTCAAAAGCCCGCAGGATGCACTGGCCTGGCAGGAGGCCCGCCAAGGCAAATCAATCTCCGTCCCCGTCTACGACACGACCGGCAAAACAGTGGTTGGCGAGTTCGTTATCGCGCCTGGCAACGGCCAAGTAGGTGGAACGCCCACCGAGGGTTTCTTCCCCGGCGCTCCGGTCCGCTGA
- the lepB gene encoding signal peptidase I: MQRAESRLSPFLGWAKEIAAVVVIAVVLSFLIKTFLFRAFFIPSPSMASTLEVDDRIFVNLMVPGPFDLTRGDVVVFRDTKAWLPAKPAGGSTGPVGSVSEGLTFLGLLPDTSEQHLVKRIIGLPGDHVVCCSTSRQVTVNGATLNETYINSVEPARAQDFDVIVPDGKIWVMGDNRNHSADSRAHLDADGGFIDIADVEGKAAVTAWPLDRLKVLDNYPEVFRHVPAPESR, translated from the coding sequence ATGCAACGTGCTGAGTCCCGCCTAAGCCCGTTCCTAGGGTGGGCAAAGGAAATAGCAGCGGTTGTCGTGATCGCGGTCGTACTTTCCTTTCTCATTAAGACATTCCTTTTCAGGGCGTTTTTCATCCCGTCGCCTTCCATGGCCAGCACCCTGGAAGTTGATGACAGGATCTTCGTGAACCTCATGGTGCCGGGACCATTCGACCTGACCCGCGGAGATGTGGTGGTATTCCGCGATACCAAGGCGTGGTTGCCCGCAAAGCCTGCCGGGGGTAGTACCGGCCCGGTTGGCTCAGTGTCGGAAGGCCTGACCTTTCTAGGGCTCCTCCCCGACACCTCGGAGCAGCACTTAGTGAAGCGGATCATTGGTCTCCCGGGTGACCACGTTGTTTGCTGCAGTACCAGCAGGCAGGTCACCGTCAACGGAGCCACATTGAACGAAACGTATATCAACTCTGTCGAGCCTGCCCGTGCCCAAGACTTCGACGTAATTGTCCCTGACGGGAAAATTTGGGTCATGGGCGACAACCGAAATCATTCTGCCGATTCACGCGCACACTTGGATGCCGACGGCGGTTTCATCGACATCGCTGACGTTGAAGGAAAGGCTGCAGTAACTGCATGGCCCCTCGACCGACTAAAGGTCCTGGACAACTACCCAGAAGTCTTCAGACACGTTCCTGCGCCGGAGTCCCGTTAG
- a CDS encoding SHOCT domain-containing protein codes for MNEHLVSAEAEGYTFTFGISRTTLRIAGLCAVVAGAILAVLSNATEPFRVPLGIALGVLAVTLLIAFAVNSSSRAHERRPAPTKRIRERQVMFGKITGKRSLAAELALLAELHRSGALSDEEFRAAKRRILGGR; via the coding sequence ATGAACGAACACTTGGTTTCGGCCGAGGCCGAGGGATACACATTTACGTTCGGCATTAGCCGAACGACGCTTCGGATAGCTGGGCTATGTGCTGTCGTTGCCGGGGCAATCCTTGCCGTCCTGAGCAACGCCACGGAGCCGTTTCGCGTCCCTCTGGGAATTGCCCTTGGAGTCCTTGCGGTCACCCTGCTAATCGCCTTCGCCGTCAACAGCTCATCACGGGCACATGAGCGAAGGCCAGCGCCGACTAAACGCATCAGGGAGCGCCAAGTGATGTTCGGCAAGATAACGGGTAAGAGGTCCCTGGCGGCGGAACTTGCCCTCCTTGCAGAACTCCATAGAAGTGGCGCGCTTTCTGACGAGGAATTTCGCGCCGCCAAACGCCGCATCCTTGGCGGCAGATAG
- a CDS encoding AAA family ATPase: MPPHNYPIRRLAEDPAHVLDRQRWPAILPPVAQVLDQGLDMTPATIFVGENGSGKSTLVEAIALAYGLSPEGGSTGARHSTRSTESILADHLQLVRNAGATRRGYFLRAETMHGFFTYLEKNPSTSGPDISFHDMSHGESFLELAIDRFRGRGLWVLDEPESALSFAGCLSLLAVLKDLLAEGSSQVIMSTHSPVLAALPGAQILEVGPWGLRQEKWSDLDLVSNWRSFLDSPERYLRHL, from the coding sequence ATGCCCCCGCATAACTATCCGATCAGGCGGTTAGCCGAAGACCCGGCTCACGTTCTTGACCGCCAGCGGTGGCCAGCGATCCTGCCCCCTGTCGCCCAAGTTCTAGATCAAGGGCTCGATATGACCCCGGCCACTATCTTTGTAGGCGAAAATGGATCGGGAAAATCCACACTCGTGGAAGCCATTGCACTGGCCTACGGCCTGTCTCCTGAAGGCGGATCCACAGGGGCCCGTCACAGCACCAGATCCACTGAATCCATACTTGCCGATCACCTGCAGCTAGTTCGCAACGCCGGCGCCACAAGACGCGGCTACTTCCTGCGCGCCGAAACCATGCACGGCTTCTTCACCTACCTCGAGAAGAACCCGAGCACCTCGGGTCCGGACATCTCGTTCCACGACATGTCCCACGGCGAATCGTTCCTGGAACTGGCGATAGATCGATTCCGAGGACGCGGACTGTGGGTCCTCGATGAGCCGGAATCGGCGCTGTCCTTCGCGGGATGCCTCAGCCTCCTCGCGGTCTTGAAAGACCTCCTCGCCGAAGGCTCCTCGCAAGTCATCATGTCCACACACTCTCCGGTCCTTGCAGCACTTCCCGGCGCACAGATTCTCGAAGTCGGCCCCTGGGGACTTCGGCAGGAGAAATGGTCCGACCTCGATCTGGTTTCCAACTGGCGATCATTCCTGGACTCACCCGAAAGATACCTGCGACACCTTTAA